A region of the Pygocentrus nattereri isolate fPygNat1 chromosome 27, fPygNat1.pri, whole genome shotgun sequence genome:
TTTTTGCAGCTCTCGTTCACATTGAAATCGCGAAATGTGTGACACTGACCGCCCCGGGACCTCATGCCTTCCTGCTGGTAATCCCGCTGGGCCGTTACACAGAGGACGAGAACCGAGCTGTCCAAGAGATGCTCCATGTGTTTGGTGAAATGGCTCTACAGCAGCACACGCTGGTGCTCTTCACCCATGGAGACGAGCTGGAAGAGAACAGAGGTGGAATAGAGCGATTTCTCGGTCAAGATGACACGCCAGAGGAGCTGAAGACTGTAATCCAGACCTGCGGAAATCGATATCATGTTCTAAACAATAAGGATCCAGGAAACAAGCAGCAGGTGAAAATGCTATTCAAAAAAGTGGAGAAGATGATAGAGGACAATGCGGGACAGTTCTACACCAGCGCTATGTTCCAGCAGGCTGAACTCGCCATCcaggaagaagaaaagaggctgatgagagagagaggagaaggggaaggagaagaggagagaatggATGAAAGATTGGTGTTAGCTAAGAGAAGAAGGATGGATCTGGAGGAGGGCTTGAGAAGGAGGGAGGTGAATGGAAGACATGATGAGGGTGACCCAGAGGACAGATGTAGTATGAGTAAAGGGTGGGGTTTTTTGCAGGAGCGacaagaaaaatggagagagaagagaagaggaagcAGGCGCCGTTCGCTCCAGCTAGCAGTTAGCCGCTTCCGTAGGGACGCAGCACTGTCTCAGAAGGTTCTAGACCAAGTGAAAGCgttggtggcagctggggcaacAGGAATGGCAGTGGGTGCAGTTTTTGGAGCTGCTGCTCCTCTAGCTATGGCAGCCGGAGCTTCCATGGTAGGTAATTCGGTGGGGCTGGTTGGGGTATCTGTGGCAGGAAGTGGTGTAGGTAAAGCTCTTGGTGCTATTGTAGCAGCAGCAACCGGAAAAACAGCAGTAGCTGTGGGCGCTGCTGCTGGAGGGCTTCTAGGGGGGTCCATGGGGGCTCTAGCTGGGGCAGAAGCAGAAGGGCCTGGAGAGGCAGCACTAGAAGCCATGGGGCAGGTGGGCACAGTGGGAGCTACAGTGGTGGGTGTGGCTGCAGGAGTGGGTGGGGCTTTGGGGGCAGGGACAGTAATGGGGGCACTGTTTGAAGGTGGAGTGGCGCTAACTGGAGCGGAAGCCGCAGCTGGAGGAGCAGTTAGCATCACTAATGCTACAGCTGTTGCTGCACCGCAGGCAGTGGCCGCTGGGGGTGAGGTGGGGTATGCTGTGCAAGCAGTAGGGGGTGCTGTGGCTGCACCGCAGGCAGTGGCCGCTGGTGGCGCTGCCTGCAGCGGTCAGAGTGGTTTAGCTGCTGGTGTTGGGCTAACAAGCGCTCTTGACACAGTGGGAACTACAGCACGGATTTTAGCAGCAGTGACGGAGATTGGAAAGGCAGCGGCTGGAATCATAGTGGCTGGAGGACTTGTGGTGAAGGTGGTGAAGGAGAAGGTTCGATCAGCAACTGGCAACACGGAGAGACACTCTTACGAGATCTACTGGAACAAATAAGGGATTGTGTTAGCACAATTTGCTTTGGAGCACTTGCTGATAATTTAATGCATGCGGTTCAAATCACTGAAGGTCCAGTCTAAAATTTAAGTGCAGGCTTGCTTTTTCATTATTAATCTTAAGTCTTAGTATTCAGATTACTCTTCagcattattcagtattttttacTAACTATTTCTTATCTATAATGAAAGTGCTGTGTACATTGCATAATTACATGCATGTGTATTGGTAATCTGGACCCAACAACAAATCCTTAGGTTTTAAGTGTAAGGGGTTCATTTCTCAGTTAAAGATTTGCTGGAGCAGCAGAACAAAA
Encoded here:
- the LOC108411560 gene encoding uncharacterized protein LOC108411560; this encodes MATSDKTALNGRDEAARQREEEGEREEELRLVLIGRTGSGKSASGNVILGRRHFQSELRASSVTRVCEQASAELPEDEDGDEGSSRWRRVVVVDMPGFGDTRLDAALVHIEIAKCVTLTAPGPHAFLLVIPLGRYTEDENRAVQEMLHVFGEMALQQHTLVLFTHGDELEENRGGIERFLGQDDTPEELKTVIQTCGNRYHVLNNKDPGNKQQVKMLFKKVEKMIEDNAGQFYTSAMFQQAELAIQEEEKRLMRERGEGEGEEERMDERLVLAKRRRMDLEEGLRRREVNGRHDEGDPEDRCSMSKGWGFLQERQEKWREKRRGSRRRSLQLAVSRFRRDAALSQKVLDQVKALVAAGATGMAVGAVFGAAAPLAMAAGASMVGNSVGLVGVSVAGSGVGKALGAIVAAATGKTAVAVGAAAGGLLGGSMGALAGAEAEGPGEAALEAMGQVGTVGATVVGVAAGVGGALGAGTVMGALFEGGVALTGAEAAAGGAVSITNATAVAAPQAVAAGGEVGYAVQAVGGAVAAPQAVAAGGAACSGQSGLAAGVGLTSALDTVGTTARILAAVTEIGKAAAGIIVAGGLVVKVVKEKVRSATGNTERHSYEIYWNK